Below is a genomic region from Sorghum bicolor cultivar BTx623 chromosome 9, Sorghum_bicolor_NCBIv3, whole genome shotgun sequence.
ACTTGTTTGCCATCGGCCATGAATATGTAATTTCAGCTTATGCATGCAAAGAGCAAAAGCATGTTCCTATATGCCGGTCTACAGATAACTAGTTAAATAACATGCATCTTGTAATCATATGTATCCTAACTACGTAactcaaaatattatttttacaattataaaTTTACCCTTTTATCCTTTATTTAAAAAAGAACTAAAAAAAGAATTACCACTCCTCTATTTAGGGTCCTAATTCCTATAATTTTGGAGGCGATGTGACGTATATGGCCCAACGACCATAGACACACCCATTGTCTCTCATCGCTTTTCGTGTTCTGGGTCCACCGACCATAGACACACTAATCGTTTCTCATCGCTTCTCCAACTATTGTATAAATATTTTTGTTAGGCCAACGTGGTCCAATAATAGGTCTAATACCATGCAATGGTCGAGTTCGTCATCTTCAGATTgaccatggccttgtttacttccacccaaaatccaaaaacttttcaagattctcggtcacatcgaatctttagacacatgcatggagtattaaatataaacgaaaataaaaactaattacacagtttggtcgaaatttacaagacgaatcttttgagcctagttagtccatgattgaacaataattatcacaaacaaacaaaaatgctatagtgtcgTGAAAATATTTCggcaaggaactaaacaaggcccatgttGGAACGTGTCGTCATCTTCAGATTCATCATGAAACATGTTTTTTATAATGTATTTATTTGAGCAACCACATAACCCGGCCCATCGTTTGTAGTAGTGAGGGTTGGAAGTCCTTGATTGCTGGTTTGTAGTAGTGAGGGTTGTAAGTATTAGCGTCCTAAATAAACATTTTAAAATATTTCCATCATAATTTAATTGAGCCCGTATTCTTTCATGTCATTGATCTTTCGTGACTTGTCCTACACATGTAGGTAATAATTTATTCATGTACATCCATAGCCAATAAGCATATCTATCTCAAAGAGATTTAATATGAAGCATTGAATTTGAATAGCAATAGGATTGTCCTTGCAACTCTATGTAGAACAACATATTTTTCAGTACAACCCTCTTCTACTAATATGCTTTACCGGGAGTATGTTGGTTGTACATCCTTAGGTCACTGAATATATTTGTCCAGGTACAGTTGCATGGTAAAGtcttaaataaaaagaaaatcgaGATCCAACCTAGGAGGAACTAGGTGGTTTTTTCATTAATTAAAAAGAGAAATAGGCACCCAATTCAGTCCAAGAGAGGACTTAAGTCTTAAACCTGAGTGGTTGGGTGCATGACTAGACCTCCCATCCAACCAGTTGAGTTAGGCTCACTTCTTGTAAAGCCTTAAATGAGATATAGTGAACTACTCAattcatcccaaattgtaagttgtttgacttttttaatatcaagtttgatcactcgtcttattcaaagttttgtataaaatatcactttttttttgttgtgtattggtttattaataaaagttcttcaagaatgacttaaaatttgactatatttgcacaaattttttgaataagacgagtggtcaaacttggagtaaaaaaagtcaaacgacttacaatttgaaatggagggagtaataagcAAGGCACTTCATTATCTTCCATCTAGAGAGATGGATATTGAACCAAAGTCCATCATCCTCGGTGACGGGTATGATGACATTGTGGACGAGTCGACTTGTCCTTCCTGCACTAAGGTCAACATATGGAAGCTAAAGTGTGTTGGCAGTAGCTCTGGTAGTGGCACGTCACCATCAAGATACTGCAAGACTTGCCGCATGTAAGGCCTTGCATCCGGAAATGGGTGAGAGCACAACAATCCTAACTTCAATGCAAGGCACACCTCAGCGACATCATAGTTACCTTGGAGTCTGATATCCACTGAATCAAGGAGTTTATCTTCATGCCAATTCTGAATCACCCAATCGACCAACATGAGCTGGTGGCCTTGGGTGTCTTCAGTCACTGGCTTTTTCCCACAAGTAACCTCAAGAATAAAAACTCCAAAGGCAAATACATCAGTAAGAGTGGTTGCCTTGCCTCTATGCACTAGCTCTGGAGCTAGGTATCCTATTGTGCCAACAACATGTGTGGTCTGTGGATCAGTGCCATGATCATATAACCTCGCGAGGCCAAAATCTCCCAGTTGTGCTTTCATCTCTTGGTCAAGAAGAACATTGCTTGGCTTGACATCGCGATGTATTATAACCTTGTCCCATTCCTCATGGAGGTAGAGCAACCCGGCTGCAATTCCTTTGATGATCCTAAACCTCTGTCCCCAATCAAGGATGGCCCTGCCCTCTTTACCATACAAGTATTTGTCAAGACTTCCATTTACCATATAGTCATACACCAGAAGGAGTTCACCTTTTCGCCTACAATACCCAAATAATGTCACAACATTGTTGTGTTGGAGGTGCCCCATGCTTACAACTTCAGCAACGAACTGCTTTGTACCCTGCATTGAGTTATATGGTACCCGCTTTACCGCAACCTCTGATTTTGATGTAGGAAGCACTCCCTTGTACACCCTACCAAATCCACCCACCCCTATCAAGTTCTTTGCACTAAATCCTTTGGTGGCGTTATATAAATCCTTGTAAGCGAACCGGTGTGGGCCATACTCGACCTCCCAATCTTCATGTACCTCCTTATATCTAAAATGTCTCCTCACAAGTAGAACAACTATAGTTCCAGTAAGTAATACAAAAAGTGCAGATGCAATTGGTAGAGTGATCTCCATGATTCTAGATGGAGGTCTTGGACCAAGATAAGGCAGTTTGGGTAGCTTTGCAGAGTCAATGCTTGGAGCTGGACTATTCATGCCAAAACTCCAGCCAAGCACGCAGTGATGATGCCCTGTGCTTAAGCCTGTTGCAGATGAGAAACCAATGTATGCTTCCTCTGTTACAACTGTTGAGAGGTTATAGGTTAAGGAGAGCAGTGGCGTCACAGGTTTTTGCATGCCAAGGGGTGCTATTGTCACATGGATCCGTGTCGTGTTCCCATCGTACTCCACCCAAGCTTGGATTGGACCACTTCCCCGGAGCTGCAGGTTTGTGAACCTCCCATTGCTGTCATCATGGAACCCAGCCGTGCTGGACTTGAGAGAGCTGAGGCTGTTGATGTCGACGCCGACATGGTTGTTGTCGATGTCCCCAAACTCAGTGTTCTGGACAGTGTCAAGCTCAACTGCAAAGATGTGGTTGCTTGAGTTCCCGTTGTCAGTTGAGTTGAGAAGTCCCATGAACTGGATAGGGAAAGCGCCGGTGAAATCGGCGGTTGGGGCGATGAAGAAGGCAAGGCCATGGCCTCTGATGTCAGAGAAGGAAGAGAGGAGTCCGAACACGAACGAGAGGGAGAAAGACTGCACCATGCTGTCCGGAGAATGGCGGAAGCGAAGCGGAGACGGATACAAGGCATGGCCTTTGATCCTGGACGTGTCGTTGGTCAGCTCGATGAGGCCGGCCGACGTGATCCTCGCCGAGCCGTCTACGGTGAGGTTGCTGCCGGTGAAGCCGTTGTAGACGAACTGTGGAGGGTTGCTGCCACTGATGACAGTGCTGAATTCTGATATCAGGGAGAGGAGGATAGGCAAAACGAGCTTCATGTTGATGCTGGCAATGGTCAGCTGGTCATGGCGGCTTTAGTTGATTTGTGTTCTGCTAGCTGCAGTGAGATCACCTGACCCAACATGTGGAAatttatagcctggtgggaCACCTATTCCAGCAAGTGATCAGTTACCCGGAAGCTTACGGGTCAATCAAGAAAAATCGTTTTCAGAGTAGTGAGGTAGCGGTCTTCGTGTGTTGGCCAGTGTGCTTTCTGGCGGCCAACCTTATAGCAACGTGTTCGATCTAAGAAATGAGGAGTTCGCTTTCGAAACTGCGTGTCATACGGACAAACATATACATTATagattattattttttctaatATATAATTGTAAAAATTTCAGTCCACCATATCTTTATATATCCACCGATCTAAAGATTAATTAAACGATGCTCCTCTTATTCGGATCTGGTTTCTTATTATTTTTAGCTTATTTTCTGTTCATGACACGAGGACTCCCGGTCCAATTgagttagaaaaaaaaattatgggTTAAATCTAGCTCGGAAGCCTAATACGAGTTTAAACCAATTTTAGACCGAAACAAGCGAATAGTTAGGCTCGACCAAAATTCAAAACGACCAGAAATTTtgcctttttattattagagaagaaggaggaggaggaggaggaatttTTCTTTTATCTCCAATTGACATctaactaaataaaaaaaagcgGAGCAAAATAAAAAACGTAATTCTTATCCTTTTCTGTTTGACTATTAAGAGTTCtatttagaatacttaggatgtGAGAAATATATTTATGTTAGAACTTCTACTCAATATTGGTTTAGACGCAAGTTATTCTAACTCGTATGAGCAcgggttatatatatatatatatatatatatgtgtgtgtgtgtgtgtgtgtgtgtgtgtgtgtgtgtgtgtgtccagATAAAAGAAACTATTTATCGTTCGGTAGTTAGAGGAAGATAGACAAAAAAAATGGATGAAAAAAAAAGCCTGAAATTTTACCTCTTcattattaggtatagatatagatatatataattaggtaatagagatatagatatagatttgatagtttttttttctccgtTTGCAACGTATAGGTATTTTTCTAGTTATTATAGAAGCCAaaaagataatcaataattagaCTGCAAGTGGGACAATATAACACTACTTGATTAGACAACATCAAAAATGCCCTGTCGACCAGGAACATACAGCCGTCCACAAATGACAAATTAGTCAAAAGAATATCATCTCAGCTTTCTTCTGAGTTAAATTATCTATTCTTAATTAAGTTTACATAATAAAACCCATATTGACACTGACCTTGTATTTTTTATAGTATACCTATTTTATGTGTCAAAAATGTTGATGATCTTCTGTATAAATATGAAATTTAAAATAGTTGAATATGCATATGTTAACGACAAAGGGAGTGCTATAGTGAGAGCTTTACTCGATGATATTTGATGGTGAGATAAGCCCGGTTtagatttgaatttttttggcCAAAGTGGTAAAACTTTTTGTGGTCAGAACTTTAGCTCAGAAGTCTGACGTAcgcgaaaaattttaggtgtttAGTTTCGCAATTTTTTTCTGATACTACTTGGGCTGCATGCAGTTGCAGTTGTTATTGGTAGGCTTCCATGAGAGTGCGTGCACAGTTACAGCCCAAAATTTTAGCCCCGTTTAGTTCCTAGGCtccaattccacaaaaattttcTCTTTGGCcagaaaaatttcaaatctaaacagaccCTAAATTCGAGACACGGATGACCCTAAATTCGGGGTGCTTgagttatgtttttttttttgagcaaggGGTGCTTGAGTTATGTGGCCCAAGGTTCTATATGGCCCAAAAACGAACTTAGCCCTTCAAGGGCCAGCCTATAATAAAATAGCAACCAGTTCCAAATCGAGCCCAGTAAAAGCCCATCCAACCAGGGCGAACCGCCTCATGGCCGCCCGTTGCGGTCCGCCACGTACACACCTCGTACGCGCGTTGCCTTCACAGCCCATTATCGTTAGCCGCTGCGGGCCCCACGCGCCACGTTTCGATCCCCCGCGCACTAACCATGACATGCCTCCTCTCTCCATTCCTTTTCGTCCCCATCGCTCGGCTCGACACGATCACACGAAGGAAGCCGAAGCCGAACGGAACGCGAGGGGAATCCAGAGACGCCTCATACGATTCTGAGCTCCGAGCCTTACCGGCGGCTATGATGCTGCGCGCGGCGGGCAGGCGGCTCCTCGGCCTAGGAGGCGGCGAGGCTGCGCCGCCGGTGCCCCCGGTCGCTacggtggcggcggtggcgatCAGGGGCAGAGGGTACCACGAGCGGGTGGTGGACCACTACAACAACCCGCGCAACGTGGGGTCCTTCGACAAGGACGACGCGGACGTCGGCACGGGGATCGTCGGCGCGCCGGCGTGCGGGGACGTCATGAAGCTGCAGATCCGCGTCGACGAGGGCTCCGGCAGGATCGTCGACGCGCGCTTCAAGACTTTCGGTTGCGGCTCCGCCATCGCGTCCTCCTCCGTCGGTGAGCAGAGCCAGCCCCATATTCCGTCGCGCAGGAGTAGATTGTTCATGCAAATTTGATGATTATTGAGTACATCGTTGGGGTGATAGGAAAGAGGAGAAGCCGTCGCTAATCATGGTAATTAAACTGGAAAATTAAGATGGGTCAGTGTCAATTTCCCCTGGACGCGCAGATTTTCCTAGTATTTAAAAGTAGATTTTCCGTGTTAAAAAAAGTACTGTGTCGTCGGGTTTATTGACAATTGACTCACGTGTGTTTCTGGAGGTAATCACCTAGTATTGGTAGTTATGGCATTGAGTGAGTGCCCTGTTCATAAACTGAAACAATAATAATAGGAGGATTTTGAACTTAAAAACGATCATATGGTTGATTAGTACAAAAAACTTGTTCATATGGTTGATTAGTTCGCTGCACTGGTGCTGGTCTGCCGGGTCTTcagaacttctgatccattgtgaACATGAACTTGTTCGTATGTGGTTGATCAGTTTATTGGTGCTAGCTGTTTAGTTAGAACTTTAGATCCATTTTGAGGTAAAATACAGTAAGGAAATATCTTGCCCCCTAAATTATAATAGTTCGTATGGTTGATCAGTTTATTGGTGCTAGCTTTTTAGTTAGAACTTTAGATCCATTTTCAGGTAAAATACAGTAAAGGAAATATCTTGCAACCTGAATTGTAATAGAACTTTAGATCCATTTTCAGGTAAAATACAGTAAAGGAAATATCTTGCAACCTGAAttgtaataaaaaaaattgacgCTAGAAGGAGGGCTTGAACCTCCGACCTTGTGGTTAACAGCCACACGCTCTAACCAACTGAGCTATTCCAGCTATGTGCACTAGGCATGTGCTTGTTCTTTTAATAGTCGTACTTACTACTTGTTGACCAGTTTGCAATTACTGTCAATCTTATATTCAGCTAATCAAGTTCTGATTTTCCTATGGAGGACTTGGTTTACAACTAACGATGGTGTTATCATAATTTCAACGTTATCAAAAGGTGTATTATGCACTTGGATATGACCTTTTTTAGATTAATAAAAAAGGTCATATGCATAGACGGAAAATCTATGCTTAGATTTTGCGTAGGCAGCTAGGGAAGCTATATATTTTGTTTTTACTGACATGTTTTCATCATTAGAGTTTTTTTTCCTCCTACCATTTTTTCCTTTATAATTTTATACCCATCTGAATATATACTAGCTGGTTCCTTATTCATTTGTGCTACTACAGCTTCCGAATGGATTAAGGGCAAACAAATGGAGGAAGTAGTAGCGATCAAGAACACGTAAGTTATGAATCGGCTTGGAAATCGTCCGTCCCATTCCATATTTCTCTTGGAGTTGTATTGATACATCGTAACATCTGTCTTCCGTCTTCCTATTTTTGCAGCGAGATTGCGAAGCACCTGTCTCTTCCACCGGTAAAGCTCCACTGCAGCATGCTCGCTGAGGATGCAATCAAAGCCGCCGTGAAGGATTACGAGGCAAAGAAAGGGAAGCTGGCCAAGGCAGAGGAGCAGGACATCCCATCTCCATAAGAGCGCAGCTACCTGAAGCGAGCAGAGTAGTGTATGTAACGAGCGAGGAACTCGTGTGCAAAGAGCGTGTATATATAGCTAGGTGGCTACGATGTTTGGGTTTCATCGAATAAGCGAACTTGCTGCACCGTGGTTATGCACATAAATAAGGTCTGCCCGTTGCCCTTATATCTGCTTAGTCGGAGTATGTATGCTTAgattgattgaacaatgttgttGAGATTAGGATCATGTATGGTAGAGCTCTGACTCCGACTTCTTGTGCTTCAGACTGTTTTTTATAGATAAGTTAGAGCCAGAAAAAAAGTGTCTTTTTCTGTCTTTTCGTTACAAACTTAACATGGATTATTTAAAAATGTCACCGGAGCTATTTTCACTAAATGTTTTCTAAAACAACTCTATCTTTACCAGAGAAAGCTGCTCCACATTgaagagagtcaagtcattttTGCTAGGCCTAGGAACAATATAGGAATACAACATGAATGCAGAAAATAGAGTATTCATAAACATAGAAATTTTGCACAAATGGTTGTTTGGATGAACcacataggaaaaataattgGAGGATATAGACAGAGAAATTTTATACAAATGGTTGTTTGGAACCACATAGGAAAAATATAGGAATGTGTTTGGATGAACCATATAGAAAAATATAATAAACAGTACGTAAGTTAATTAGAAAAATAACTATGACCTGATCTCCAGAAAACAGTGTCACTATTTCCATTGAAAAATAAAGAACCATATGTATATAAGAAAAATCTAAGCCAACCATGATCTTATCCATCCCTTTCTTTGACTCATgtgtctctcctctctctctctctctctctctctctcacacacacacacacacatctctTGCCGTTGACTTTGACTTGCAACTCAACCTTGTAACTGACGGGTGACGTGGCGTCACTTGAGCTTCCCTTCATCCAAAGCACAGGTTGACATCTGGCTATGCTGACATTGCATATTACGCGGCACGAGCCTGTCACGATTAGCCCCTCCCTCCTTCCTTGAAATGGCTACGGAGTAAGGCATGTGCCTCTCTCCACTACTCAAGATTCACGCTAAAACGAATCCCCAGCATTCTGACTCCTGAGAGAACTTTGTGTTTGTTCTACTGCTATGAACTCACACCGAGTTGTCATCCATTCTCTGGGCAAACCTTTTTCTTCAGATAAAGATTCCCTTTTTCTTCAGATAAAGATTCTCCGGGCAAACTGAACTAATATACTGACACGTAGCGGCAGAGCGGATCCTTAACTTTGCCATGGCCAAAAGGGACACGCTTGCAAGATGCAGACCCCTGGACTGCAAGTCTGCAAGTTCCAAACCTCCCCGTCCACACTATCTAACCGCAGCCTTTAAGCTCACTCCAAGCATATCCATGCAGCTGGGGCGCCTCAAACAAATAAGAGCCGTGCACGATCACAGGCTGTGCTGTGCTGCAGGCTGATCGAGATCGAGGAAAGGAATTGAATCCGAAGCAAGCAAGCTAGCTAGCAGGTAGTAGCAACTAGCAACGCCGATGTCGTCGTCGACGGCGGCGCCTCTCTTCCCCGCCGGCGGCACGCGCCCTCTGCAGCAGCAGGCGCCGTCGCTGGCCGCCGGAGGCGGCGGGTCGTACACGCCGGTGTTCGTGGTGCTGGGAGTGATCGCGGCGCTGCTGGTGATCTCCTGCCTCGTGGGGCAGGTCtgcaccaagaagcacctgcgGCCCCGCCCGCGCAGGGACCGCGTCGCCTACTACGACGACGACGGCATGGAGGGCGGGTTCGGGCCGCCTCACCACGGCGGCATGGCTAAGATggaggcgccggcgccggcatcGTCGTCGGTGGAGACGCGGGCAGACAGtggcgccgctgccgccgtgCAACGGACTGCAGCGTGATATGAAATTGATGCCTCTGCACGTACGATAGTTGTAGCTATGGCTGCTTCTTCATCTCAGGTTGTTTTCTAACTTCGCTGATGTGCCCTGTGCATATATAGTCTTGAAATCCTTGTATGAAAAGAATTGGTCTCCACGACTGTAAAGATGGAACTGTCGTTGTGAAAATACCTTGTGAATGGAATACAAATCAAAGCACTCATGTAGGCCCATAGAAAAATTGTTTCTAACGGCGAATTTTTCTGTCATTTTATTTATGTGTGTATTTTTCTATGACTGTACCATCagaaatatatttttctaacaATATTTGTATTTTTATGAGTTTTTGCATACACAAGTTATTCGAGTTTCTAGTATGCCAGATCATATACACTAGTGCAAAATTATTCCGCATTATTTTTCTTTTAATAATGGGAATATCGTTCCAGCATCCGCATCATAAGCCTAGGAGTGGCCCGCAGCATAGCTAGGGGATGGAGGTGTGGTAAAGTCGTTTGGGCCATGTAATATTTCCACGCGTTCGATTTTGAACACTTTGAGTGtgttcgctggtctgaaaaattataattaaaaatatagtttgctaatttattatgaaaatattaaCTAGCAGAAAAATATAACTTATAAAACAAGTGAATATCCAAAAGACAACGATCCAAGCATACTAAGCGCATGTGTGAAGACAAGGGGCGTGGATCGATAACGAGTAGAGGGACCGGAGGGACAAAAATAACAATTCTCCCATAACCGTAGATATACAGGTAGGCCAACTCATGGATTGACATATGTAGGAAACTTTATTATATACGGACGAGAAGGTTTGGGATTAGAGAGATGATTCACAAATCAATCATCTTGTAAGCTAAATCTTGACACTATAACAATCCTTTTTCTGGATTATGAATGCACTACGAGATAATAGCTTAAAAGCAGTatcaaaattatatgtcaatacATGAGGCTAACACCAATGTACTTGTTCAAATTAGAGGCAAAGCCTTGGTTAGTTGGAGGCAGAGGATAATATTTTGTATAAGAGACTCTATGACTATTAAATCTAattctttttttagaaaaaatagaataaataaaACGTGAATGAATGTAAATTTTTAATAACGACAAAGAAACTAATATGTTATAAAACATTAAAAACATTTTAGAGAGGCAATTAAATGGATTCATCGGGACAATGTTGTATTATGCAGggacaaataaaaaaatagacgAAGGAGTAATTACAACTCTATCATTGGAACTACCAGAAAATAAAGAAGCTGtcatttaaaaaactaaaaacacaaaaaaaatgaataaaaataaatagtaAATTATATATCCTTTGTACGACAACATTTCTTTGCGAATCTCCGTAAACAACTAGGTAGGTAGGTGTATTAATCCAACAACATGCAAATACAATGCATGCGTGTGTATTTTTCTACACTGGATATTGTCAAGGGGCGTTCACTATCACTGTTCACTGGGTTGTTAGACCCGTGAAACCTAAGATTTGCATTGGACTTGAGCTGATCAAAATTAAGTTACATCGTGATGTCGCGCGTGCTAAGGAGAATATGTAGCGCGGCACGAGCGGACTGTCCTCAACGTGTAACGTGGCCAAATACACCACAAAACAGCTAATTGCAAGTAAATTAGATGATGCTGGAGCGATATGCATCCACCTAGATAATTGTTGCATAGTGAATACAATTCaatctaaaataaatatttctactTTTAAATTAACCAAACGATCACAAGGAAATCAATggggaaaaaagagaaaagtgtACAAgataaatgaaataaaaaaatgagcATATGCTTACCTAAAATGACCCCGTTTGGAGGTGTGGGTACTGGGTAGTGGGAAAGTTATAATCCCCGAGAAGTACCTtacactgaggccttgtttagttccgaaaaaatttcagatttcggtactgtagcactttcgtttgtttgtgacaaatattatctaattatggactacctaggatcaaaagattcgtctcgcgatttccagctaaactgtgtaattagtttttgctttcgtctatatttaatacttcatgcatgtgtcgcaagattcgatgtgatagagaatcttgaaaactttttgatttttgggtgaactaaacaaggcctgacacAGCTAACCTCCGCGGGGCTCTGATCCTCTGATCGGCTGTGACCAACTGGCCACGGCGTTGCCAACATAGAAGGCGTCCCAGGGGCACGTACGGGCCTCTGCTGCACACCGGGaccggggccttgtttagttcccaacatattttgtaaattttttatatttcttatcacattaaatcttacgacatatgtataaagcactaaatataaataaaagaaataaccaattatataatttatctgtaatttacgagataaatcttttaaatttagttaatctataattagatgatatttatcaaatacaaacgaaaacgcTACTAttgttattttacaaaattttttggaagtaaacaaggcccgctGAAACAGATTTCTTCTCGGCATTCAGATACCACAAGGACGGTGATCGACGAGCAGAGCACACAGCACGCTAGTCTAGCCAGTGGGAGATCGTCAGATGGATGCGCACCTACGCCACCTTTGCCGGTCAAGCTTAAATTCAGAGTACCGTGACTACTAAGACTGCGAAATTTTCTCTCCTTTTAGGCCTAGGTCGTCTCTATAATTTTAAGGGCCCATGtgcaaataaaaagataaaggtccatcaaatattttttatatgtcaaatatataaaatatatagtacaactaaaaagaattaATTTGCACCATATGTTTTAGTTTATAAAAGGTAATTATAgtacaacaaataaataagtaGAATATAATTAGAAATTTAGAACCCTATCGTTGAATACTAATAACAAAATTGGTAAAGTCTCGATCAGCTTTGCCCTTGTTCTTCCTGCTCCAGTGTCTAGTAGTGACATCGTGTGGGGACGTGTGGTGTTAGCACGTCATGGAGCCACCTCGTTGCATTGGACGATTGGGCaataggacaagaagacgataaAGAGGAACATTGATCTGTTCAACTAATCGATCAAGCGAGAATATGAAGCAACACCAGCAATAGCTGGATGTGGATGACGTGTTGATTAATGGATTTTTTTAGATTAATTGATGGATTTTTATAGTGTATGTATAAGCCTCCAAAAAAATAGACAAATCTATATactaaatattatatatattacatatatacTTATAGGCCCTTTAGCGTTGTGGGCCTCCGGCTGTCGCACCGGCTGCCCACCCTCTAGAGACGGCCCTGTTAGTTTGACTGATAGGTAAGGCAGAGGAAACACACCACAACAATAACATTTACTTGTCGTATGCACATATTTTAGGCATAAATGCACATGAATCCCAGGCAATGCAAGACAGGTAACACTTTAACAACACCACACGGCCTGGATCTGGATCTGATGACTTGGCAGCAGGCAGGGTGCATGCACGGCACAAGCCCCTGCTTGAATCTTGATCCTTCTCCAAATGCCTACCTAGCTACTCACATAAATTATGTACTAAGTACTGACGATGTAGtattatgtatgtatgcatCGCCGAGGACCCAATAAATTTGCACgactagggcctgtttagatacaTCAACTAAAATTTAACTAGCTGAAACATCAACTAAAATTTAACTAGCTAAAATTTCAAAGTAAAATCTTAGCTAGCTAAAAGTTTTCCAGCTAAACTCTAGGGAGTTTGAATGCTCTAGCTAATAGATCGACACAGTTATTTTAGCTAGGAtgaaatagctaaactcagctAAACTTTAAATGATCTTTTAATTAGGCTATTTATATTAGATACCTAAGAGGATCTCCAGCGGACTACCTAAATGGACCACCTATCTCCAATCTGAGTAGTGAAGGTCTAAAAATCCACTCCAGCAGACTACCTATTCCACCCAACACATTTATTGGCTACTCAAATCCCCCTCTCCACTACCCATTCCTGTTTGGTCAAAGACACTGCCTAAATCTTATCTCCCACCCAcgc
It encodes:
- the LOC8074614 gene encoding L-type lectin-domain containing receptor kinase IV.2, coding for MKLVLPILLSLISEFSTVISGSNPPQFVYNGFTGSNLTVDGSARITSAGLIELTNDTSRIKGHALYPSPLRFRHSPDSMVQSFSLSFVFGLLSSFSDIRGHGLAFFIAPTADFTGAFPIQFMGLLNSTDNGNSSNHIFAVELDTVQNTEFGDIDNNHVGVDINSLSSLKSSTAGFHDDSNGRFTNLQLRGSGPIQAWVEYDGNTTRIHVTIAPLGMQKPVTPLLSLTYNLSTVVTEEAYIGFSSATGLSTGHHHCVLGWSFGMNSPAPSIDSAKLPKLPYLGPRPPSRIMEITLPIASALFVLLTGTIVVLLVRRHFRYKEVHEDWEVEYGPHRFAYKDLYNATKGFSAKNLIGVGGFGRVYKGVLPTSKSEVAVKRVPYNSMQGTKQFVAEVVSMGHLQHNNVVTLFGYCRRKGELLLVYDYMVNGSLDKYLYGKEGRAILDWGQRFRIIKGIAAGLLYLHEEWDKVIIHRDVKPSNVLLDQEMKAQLGDFGLARLYDHGTDPQTTHVVGTIGYLAPELVHRGKATTLTDVFAFGVFILEVTCGKKPVTEDTQGHQLMLVDWVIQNWHEDKLLDSVDIRLQGNYDVAEVCLALKLGLLCSHPFPDARPYMRQVLQYLDGDVPLPELLPTHFSFHMLTLVQNDGPGIRTLNRGVTSQYLGLLNKTSDRNSSNHIFAVELDTSQNTEFNDIDDNHIGIDINSLTSFQSHSAGFFDDSKDGMFSNLSLISSREMQVWVDYSAEATQINVTMAPLKVTKPSRPLLSATYNLSTVLEDPSYIGFSASTGPIYSLYCVLGWSFSLGINSSAPQIDIAKLPKLPQVGPKPQSKVLKITLPIATAIFILIIGTTIILFVRRQMKFAEIKEDWEDEFGPHRFSYKDLFHATDGFKNNNLLGLGGFGKVYKGVLPVSKLEIAVKRVSHDSKQGMKEFIAEIVSIGRLRHRNLVQLLGYCRRKGELLLVYDYMANGSLDKYLHCEEDKPTLNWSQRFQIIKDVAFGLFYLHERCEKVVIHRDIKASNVLLDCEMNGRLGDFGLARLYDHGSDPQTTHVVGTMGYLAPELARTGKATPMTDVYAFGIFILEVTCGQRPISSHAEDSSQILIDWVVEHWHKGSLTYTLDHRLQGNCNADEVDLALTLGLLCAHPVCNARPSMRQVTQYLNGEMPLPEIMPRNLSYSVLGLMQNEGFDQYISTVGSSGITSSFLSGR
- the LOC8074615 gene encoding uncharacterized protein LOC8074615: MMLRAAGRRLLGLGGGEAAPPVPPVATVAAVAIRGRGYHERVVDHYNNPRNVGSFDKDDADVGTGIVGAPACGDVMKLQIRVDEGSGRIVDARFKTFGCGSAIASSSVASEWIKGKQMEEVVAIKNTEIAKHLSLPPVKLHCSMLAEDAIKAAVKDYEAKKGKLAKAEEQDIPSP